AGTTGGAGGAGGTGGAAGCTGGGAGAACTGCGGGGACGATGGTTTCGCTAACTTCTTGGTGCCACCACAACCACGATGGTTAGAGGATTCACGGCACTGGTCGACGAGGGTACACCTAGTGCCTCAAGCTGCTCGGCGCACAatcaatttggctttttgtCCAGGTTTTTTTTCGCAAACTCTTTTGCACTGTGTGTGCGCTGGCTCTCGATATCGATAGGTTGCGGTATCGATTCGATTAGACAGCTGGCGCGGCAGCCCTGTACCTGTTAGCGTTTCGCAGCCCTAGTTACCGGCAAAAGTTTAGTTCCGCAGGATTGATGTTTTGTAAGGTGGCTTACCATGttcatttatatttcattatgGATTAAactataataaaatttaatgttgCTGAATGAAGAAAAAATCATTTCTTCATTATTTTTAACGATATTTTTTTAACCGTCAACAAATTTCCTGTAGCCCTGTGCCACTGACGTCACCAATTCGCAAAGACTTTCCTGCGTCACCTTTCGTTGCACCACAGTGATCCCCACTCTGTTATTGTTGTCTGCGGCTGAACTGTTGCGACGCAAAAATTTAAAGGATTTGAAAGTCTTTATAGACTTATTTTAGTTAATAAACAGCCTCTGTGCAATCAAGGATGTTCTCCAGAAAGAAGCCAGAGCCAGCGAAAAGAAGGCAACACGATTTATCGCAGGTGagaggaaaaacaaacagtCTAGATCCgtctatttattaattatgacTCATCGTTTGGACtgtcttttttgttttttgtgtttagttCGGTCTTACGGAAATCCCAGATGATTTTGATCCCAGCGCTGGATATGGTGAGGACGATGGGGGTGACAGTGATTTGGAGGCAGAGCTTGCGGCCATAACCGGCGGAGAAGGAGCCAAGCCAAAGCCCAAGCCCAAAGCAAAGCTGTTACCCGCCAGTGATTTGGACAAAATGATAGCCGACAGCTTGCGTGATGTCagcgacgatgatgatgatgacaatTTGGAAAGCGATCCGGATCTTCTTGGCGAGCTGAGCGGAATCGGTGGTCTAGAGGAGGCAGAGGAAGAGGAGCCTGTCGCACAACCGCCAGCTGCCTCTGAGGAACCCGTCCAGACCTTTCTGCCCACGACGACTGTGGACACATTAAGCATTATCAAACAGCGCCTGGAAATGTACAAGCAGGCCGAGGCCAATGCCAAGACTGCCGGCGATTCTGGCAAAGCAAGGCGATTTGGAAGAGGCCTTAAGACTCTGAAAGATCTGCACAGGCAGGCAGCGGCTGGCAAGTCCATTAACGTGGATGACATTCCACCTGAAGTCAGTGTAAAGCCAATTGGCGGGCAGGCTCCTCCAGTGCCTGCAGAGGAGTCACCAGCTCCTTCCACACCTGCTTCCCCTCCGCCTGTGCCTAGTCGTGCAGCTCCAGATCCACCAACCCCCGGCACCCCCGTGGAGCCCACTACATCTGTGGCTCCCACATCTCCCCCTAATCCTCTTGTGACGCAAATGCGCAGCCGCCAGACGGACTACAAAGCTGCTGCACTGCAATCTAAGCGCAGTGGTGACATATCTACTGCCCTTCAGTTTCTCAAAGTGGTCAAGCAATTTGACGTAGTTATAAAAATGTGTGAAGACGGACAGGAAGTTGATTTGAGTGACATGCCCCCTCCACCAGCTGAGTTTCTTGAATTCCTTAAAAAAATGCAAGAAGAAGCAGCCGCAGAAGCTGTCGCAGAACCTACTGCTGCCCCAGAACCCACAcctgttgctcctgctcctgttctAGCAGCTGCAACAAATATGTTGGAGGCTCTGCAGCAACGTTTAGAGAAATATCAATCTGTAGAAGCGGCAGCCAAGGCAGAAAACAATAGCGGAAAAGCAAGACGCTTTGGAAGGATTGTGAAGCAATACGAAGATGCCATAAAGTTGTACAAGGCAGGCAAACCAGTGCCTTACGATGAGCTGCCTGTGCCACCAGGTTTTGGACCGCTGCCTACGGCTGATGCTGCTCCTGTCGCGCCGACACCGTCGCTGCCCACTTCGCCTACATCTCCACCGCCAACAGCAAGTACTTCCGCAGGAGGAACACCCTCCAGTTCCAGTGCGACGACACCTACAGCTCCTCGAAAAGCACCTTCACCTCCTAAGCCCAAAGAGTTAACAACACGCACGTCTGGCAATCAGCAGAAGAATAATATTGCCGAGCAACAAATGAAACTGCTCCTCGAGCGCCAAAAGGAGTTTAAGCTAGCTGCTATAGAGGCCAAAAAAGCGGGAGAAATAGATCAGGCGAAGGAGTACCTCAAGATCTTCAAGGGATTCGATTCCCTTCTTAATGCAGCGAGTAGTGGATTGCCAGTGGACCTCAGCACTGTAAGTTTTGCATTACATCTTCTTCTTGTATGGctaactatatatttttttttttcagcttccCGTCCCGCCTTCACAAAGGGATAATCTAGAAGCCTCCTTTGCCATTGTATCTGCTGAGGAATGCGATCCGACAGATGATATCTGTGAAATTGGTGTTCGCATGGAGGAGCAGCTGGCAAAACAACTGATGATGTGCAAAAATACGCGAGATCATCACAAAGCTATGGGAGATGTAGCAGGCATGAATCGGTTTGAAAATTTAGCCTTAACTGTGCAAaaggatttggatttggtgcGATACTCGAAACGAAAGAATGAACCACTGCCAAAGTTTCACTATGAAAAGCGTAGCTTCAACATTGTGCATTGCAACACAGATCTCACAGACAGTGAGCTTGAAATTGTTGTGGTCCGGGGAATCAGCTACAATGTGGCCAATCCCAAGGACGTGGATACTTATGTGCGCGTAGAGTTTCCCCTGCTCAATGTAAGCTAATTACCAACATTTAAAGTTTCACcaattatttatatgttttcgTTTTAAGGATGAATCTTTCAAGACTAAAACCAATGTTATCAGAGACACCAGCAGTCCTGACTACGATGAACGCTTCAAGGTTGACATCCAGCGGACCAATCGTCAGTTCCAGAGAATCTTTAAGCGGCATGGCGTCAAGTTTGAAATATACTCTAGAGGGTAAGTTGCCCGTACATAAAAGAACTGAGCTAGAACAATTATTTAATCCGTACTAAGAAGCTTTCCATGCATATTAATCTCAACT
The sequence above is a segment of the Drosophila melanogaster chromosome 2L genome. Coding sequences within it:
- the l(2)gd1 gene encoding lethal (2) giant discs 1, isoform B, translating into MFSRKKPEPAKRRQHDLSQFGLTEIPDDFDPSAGYGEDDGGDSDLEAELAAITGGEGAKPKPKPKAKLLPASDLDKMIADSLRDVSDDDDDDNLESDPDLLGELSGIGGLEEAEEEEPVAQPPAASEEPVQTFLPTTTVDTLSIIKQRLEMYKQAEANAKTAGDSGKARRFGRGLKTLKDLHRQAAAGKSINVDDIPPEVSVKPIGGQAPPVPAEESPAPSTPASPPPVPSRAAPDPPTPGTPVEPTTSVAPTSPPNPLVTQMRSRQTDYKAAALQSKRSGDISTALQFLKVVKQFDVVIKMCEDGQEVDLSDMPPPPAEFLEFLKKMQEEAAAEAVAEPTAAPEPTPVAPAPVLAAATNMLEALQQRLEKYQSVEAAAKAENNSGKARRFGRIVKQYEDAIKLYKAGKPVPYDELPVPPGFGPLPTADAAPVAPTPSLPTSPTSPPPTASTSAGGTPSSSSATTPTAPRKAPSPPKPKELTTRTSGNQQKNNIAEQQMKLLLERQKEFKLAAIEAKKAGEIDQAKEYLKIFKGFDSLLNAASSGLPVDLSTLPVPPSQRDNLEASFAIVSAEECDPTDDICEIGVRMEEQLAKQLMMCKNTRDHHKAMGDVAGMNRFENLALTVQKDLDLVRYSKRKNEPLPKFHYEKRSFNIVHCNTDLTDSELEIVVVRGISYNVANPKDVDTYVRVEFPLLNDESFKTKTNVIRDTSSPDYDERFKVDIQRTNRQFQRIFKRHGVKFEIYSRGCSIDCCGLSRKLPLCCFRGFLRSDTLIGTVNVKLQPLETKCEIHDTYDLMDGRKQVGGKLEVKIRVRNPILTKQMEHITEKWLVLDA
- the l(2)gd1 gene encoding lethal (2) giant discs 1, isoform A, coding for MFSRKKPEPAKRRQHDLSQFGLTEIPDDFDPSAGYGEDDGGDSDLEAELAAITGGEGAKPKPKPKAKLLPASDLDKMIADSLRDVSDDDDDDNLESDPDLLGELSGIGGLEEAEEEEPVAQPPAASEEPVQTFLPTTTVDTLSIIKQRLEMYKQAEANAKTAGDSGKARRFGRGLKTLKDLHRQAAAGKSINVDDIPPEVSVKPIGGQAPPVPAEESPAPSTPASPPPVPSRAAPDPPTPGTPVEPTTSVAPTSPPNPLVTQMRSRQTDYKAAALQSKRSGDISTALQFLKVVKQFDVVIKMCEDGQEVDLSDMPPPPAEFLEFLKKMQEEAAAEAVAEPTAAPEPTPVAPAPVLAAATNMLEALQQRLEKYQSVEAAAKAENNSGKARRFGRIVKQYEDAIKLYKAGKPVPYDELPVPPGFGPLPTADAAPVAPTPSLPTSPTSPPPTASTSAGGTPSSSSATTPTAPRKAPSPPKPKELTTRTSGNQQKNNIAEQQMKLLLERQKEFKLAAIEAKKAGEIDQAKEYLKIFKGFDSLLNAASSGLPVDLSTLPVPPSQRDNLEASFAIVSAEECDPTDDICEIGVRMEEQLAKQLMMCKNTRDHHKAMGDVAGMNRFENLALTVQKDLDLVRYSKRKNEPLPKFHYEKRSFNIVHCNTDLTDSELEIVVVRGISYNVANPKDVDTYVRVEFPLLNDESFKTKTNVIRDTSSPDYDERFKVDIQRTNRQFQRIFKRHGVKFEIYSRGGFLRSDTLIGTVNVKLQPLETKCEIHDTYDLMDGRKQVGGKLEVKIRVRNPILTKQMEHITEKWLVLDA